A stretch of DNA from Halictus rubicundus isolate RS-2024b chromosome 13, iyHalRubi1_principal, whole genome shotgun sequence:
gggcgtaaGCACTCTCATGTTTCAACGtcggcttcgaataaatcttggaataacttttgccagctcgaataaacggcgacgaggtccgacgatcGCCGGaattcaaagacccagcgactgacaaacggcatacaatataagcagatggagaatcgcgcacgaatgaaagtttaaacttttagattcttcaatataccttcataaaattgtgatgagtgaattgaggggattttcctgatgaaaatgagttccaattcgagtgcaatcgaacaattttttttatacgtaatgttacgataaaaatgacaatcttattgaagatagtccaaatgatgtcgtgtttcgactcattttcatcgggataacgtttacaacttattcgtattagcaacattattatattatttttttattaaaaatatagaagCTTAAATTGTCAATAATGCTCGactctgcttacattgtaggctgttggtcggtcgtaaAGTAAACTTAGAAGTCTAGGCGCCGTATAACCTTTGCTGTTGACCtttaaggtcaatgcatatctcacagGTCGGCAAGccttttttccgtgggaaaatgctttacgcatacccagggagtcggggttatgtgggactgcccttgggggaaatccccaaggctacccactaaaaacccacgcccacctaagctaaaggggaggtgcctggatcacgcgagtactcaacaggacacctcccagcagGTCGGCAAGCCTGGCGGTTTTCCCAGTTTATACGAATTTTAGGGTCCGGGACAGCCActtgagagggttcgagaggctcggaacaaaggcacagcgtgtcctctgctaccagaaccccaggggttcgcaggCCAATGCTGCAGCCTGCCGGCCTCGTAGAAaacattctcgacgagaatgttttCCGCAAGCCTGACAGCTCGTGGCGGCACGAAGGCAGAATGatacatgctgtatttatttaaaaagctatcaaccagaacttttcagaGTTCCTCGAGGTAATAGGTGGAGAAtacgttgttaaggaatttaatcgttataataaacaaaataacgatttattactatgctaacaaacctatccccacctcagccGCGCCTGTGTGCCCAATGTTTTAACGTcgaacgtcacacgctacatagtatgtgtgaccgctgtagccaatatttcgaatacagccgaaaatgcatgtgaaacgaggcctgcctcttcccctctgaaccaatcggccgcgcattcgtatcaatataatgtcaccacttcgaacccatacgaaatggcgtctttccaccccctacaatcgcgTAGTAGTGGGCGCtaacagtttaatatccttAGCTCACTGCTATAATCCACAGCTTACGTAAAATATCATGGAATTAATCATACGGGAATGTctggtaaaaatagtatctattgttatgttttccgagtaggaggtgcgatattataatttagtatgaggaagtcacttccagcacgtgttgaccgtgtgttttccttcgtgttttCGTCGAACGGTGTTCACAAAGTAATTAAAACTCGtcgtagaaaataatttttacgcTAGCCTCATTTTTAGAGTTGACCAACATCTGATCTTGcccgtcataaaattgatgggcttGGGCTAACCGAACGGTACAACACCTTCTACCTGCATTATCGCCCTGCGTACCATACCTAAGCAGATCATTTTGCTtgtaaatcaaaaacacatgttgctattgagtcattgggaaacaagaatgaacaggttacctgaaagatggcaacaagtccttacaaagaatggaaattatatcactgaataatattaaacacatgtatttttataaattgattcaaatgttttctttaaaatacggcaGAAGTTTACCTTcaacctaatatatttttataacagtttcaagtacccaatacttgcaatttttgatgctccgcgaattaaaaaacggaatttcaaacaggatgAATCGTAGAAAACgaccatattttaaaaaattttttacactttaaccggtggtaaaatttgcagaacaaagatgtttctaatatattttcattatgaaaatacatttgcgtataacatgataaattatttaagaagaattttatatgtataatttacgtatgataaaatacatataaggatgtgtgatgctgtttcactaagtgccagggacgtttcctatttccatggtgttgtaaaggagagatacggatagtttacctaaggagctgtggagcccctaaaaacattttttttgtgccatgcacagcagggaactgtcaacgcggtctcgaaaggccatctggaaaaggCTCgacaggccagagaagaaattcggtttcaAAGCCTGGCACGGTTGCCGGCTcctaaacgctagggccaaaaccagggttgtaatgttGAGCCGGCCGGACTGGCCTGTGAGATACGCATTGACCCTAACCCGTTTTCACTGTATTATATTTTTCAGCTTAGTGAATGCATCCAGAAAAATAGACAATGTAATAAGATGCacataaaaatacataaatttgCTGTTGCGATACAAACAATTGTTTATACCTTGAACCGTCATGAACCGTGTTGATGAACACTTGTTTGTCAGTGCATATGTTAGACGCACGCTTCTCACGCGCACAACTGTAATTAGGTTTGCCAGGTCGTAACCTACAGCTACTTGATATAGATCTACTGTTTCGATAAATCTCAGCAGTTCGAATTCGTTGTGGTTGAATGCACATCGATTGCATTAAATTGTCCATCACTCTCGAAGATAGTCTTATTCGAACAGGCGACAGGTAAACTTTTCCAGTATTACTTTCTTTACCTTTCTCATAATCTTTAACTGTCTCCTAAATGTTTTACACTGATAGATCAATTTTGTGTACAGTCCTGCTTCATAATAAGAATTCACAATatagataaaaaaaagttaaaccGGATTGAAAATTAACTTCGTCgttttatatcattttatacGAGTGTGCTAATATAATTGACTTTTGTCCATCGCCTTCAGTAtttgagaaattcaattttgtaaAGACAAACTTATTACTTTGAACATTTATTGTGAATCAAACATACAAATGTTTATTCTCTCCAGAAGATTTCCTATAGATAAaacaaagaattttttaaaacgaagTACAGTGAAAACGGGTTATACGTCGCCTAGCCTTCTAAGTTAGCCGACGTCGAaatagccgccgccgccgccgagatgTGTGAACAtgacacgggtcgggtatatcggtgcgagaccagaagaccactactaatacaataagaaaacttctttactttattattattttttatgagactttctccaacatattcgtggaatttttctaatgaaaataataccaaatatgatacgattctgatgataattacttgcggaataaacgattaaagtttcggccGCAAAGAAGGatagcgtatgggaaagaaagaaagttaatagtaaaaaagtttaatttttattttaaaggctcacgccagtctttcatctttaccgaacgcttcgactcttgACGTCTCTTTCTTCCCCATACGCTCTCCTTCTTTGCGTccaaaactttaatcgttcaccatacaagtaattatcatcagaatcatatcatatttggtttcattttaatcagaaaaatgccacgaatatgttggcgaaagtcccataaaaaagtaatgaaaaataaagacgtTCTAGAGCTTCGCtttccttttctacattcggaaCTTCATCAAAAACAGTGccccgagcacgacaagacTCGAACTTCAGATATGTAAAGCGGATTCAATGTAATCGTGTTATTCGACGGTTGCCTGTAAGTAATGTGCATGAGATTTAGTTTTGTTCTTTTTTACCCCAGTTTATTTGTATTTCATCTGTTAACCGTagcacccggggggggggggctcgttGAACCCACAGgttggaaaactttaaattaggaCTATTTATCTTGGGTGAAAAAtactcaaaaaattatttattgtcgtttgTACATTTAAGTGTAATATTCCCAAGTCCCGTTGCTATAGGAAAAAGATTACAACGCGTAGAAAGGAAAATGCAGACAACGCATCGCGGCGTCAGTACAGCGGCTATGGCGTGAAGCGGTCCCCAACACCCCTTTTATTTccaaagaatataaaaattaatcccAGAACTAAACCTGTTGATATGGGTGTCGTATTAATGCGCCACGCGCAGGTCATATGAAACGGGCCTGAGGTGTAGATAGGATGTAGATAGAAAAAAAGGAATTGCACGGAAAATCTTACTAGTGCTTTGCAATTAGGACTTTTTtcatttacttattttttaaatataacccCACCCTTTTTGAACATTTCGACTCGGAAAGTTCAAAAGACAAGAAGTTCGAACattataaatatatcataaGATTGATGACATTATACATAGTTGCCTTTTAtcgtgtatatgtacatactTGTTTACGGTAAGTATACACGCGAAATTACATGCTTATGTAAAAGGAACCCAAATGATAATgatgtaattaaaaatttaataatgctttcgaaaaataaatgagACGAgtattttttatgaaaacattaatttttcgTTTAAAATTGCATGATTTCGGCAATTTTGCATCTATTATcatgaaaaaagtttcagtattCTTATATTTTGCGAATCAAATTAGCAGGTACaaaaaaaagatgaaaataTCAGACATCCATAAGATGAGCAAACCATTGGATTCGTTACAACCACAAGTTTCGAGGAGCTATGAAAAGAGCGAAATCGCAGAATTTTACGCTGGAACGAACGTTTTAATAACAGGGGGAACAGGGTTCCTTGGCAAGTTACTTATCGAAAAATTACTGaggtaataattttaattatatacTTAATCAATTTTTTAGTCATTTCTCATGCTTCGATATTTCAATGAACCCTCGTTTATCAACAATTGAACTATCTATTATAGTCTACACCTCTACACTATTTATTTCTCTCTGTGTGAGTATTAAGCTGTGTCTACATTGAAGCAAGATCGAGCAACTTCTTGTCGCCTCTTGTTGCTTTCTGCTTTTTTTCCTAAATAAGAATAACGGAAGAAGAAGGCAACAAGAGACGACGAAAAGTTGCTCgttgttgcttcagtgtggacatcgctttacaatttaaaaaacagtTGCTTGGTTCTATTTTTTatcgttatttttattacatttttattttattatggtATTAAGGAATTAGAATTAGAAGAATGTATCCAGAAATTACTGTAAAGTCTACAAAGAAACAGTTCAAGATCTTTTCGACATTCTACGCAAGCGGTTCAACCGATTAGGAGATTCATTTATAACCAGACTAAGGATTTAATATATTCATAGCAAATATGAGTAGATGAAACCACTTAATAGAAGAAACATCAAAAGAATGTAGTTGTGGTTCATTATTTACAACCCATAAACTTCTTGcggacgatagggtagatgccGTTTCAAAGGCGCATTCGGTTCTTTGTGACGTAGTTGTGTGTGAAAATCACATTATAATTTTCTAGTTCGAAGATACATAATCTTTTTTAACGAACTTCAAATTTTTGCATCAATTGGCAGGATCTTTTAAACTCTTGCACAAAATGATTTCATTTCGGATATATTCCTTATACATACATtgaatacatatatgtatacatatgtacatcaaTTGTGGATATGTATGGAAATAGTTCGTTATTTTGATCTGAAATATATTGATTTTAAAGTTGATCGCGAAACAAATAGGAAATTTTATAGAATCGTTTGTATTGTATATTCATAGGTCCTGTCCACGTATTACGAAAATTTACATGCTGGTAAGGCCGAAAAAGGGGAAGTCTCCAGAGGAACGCTTTAAAGAAAACTTCGCGGAAGTTGTACGTAGAATAATTGAGCGAATGAAAGTAATGACAGAATGATAATCAATGTTTTTAATGTGTGTAGATCTATGATAGATTGAGGAAGGAGCagccaaattttttaaacaagatAGTGATGATAGAGGGTGATGCGTCTGAAGAAGACTTTGTCATCACACCGGAAGTTAAAGCAACGTTGACGGATacgaatattattttccacgCTGCTGCAACTGTGCGGTTCGACGAAAAACTCCGCGTGGCAGTGAACACGAATGTGAGAACAACAAAATGCTTGTTACTGTGGGCAAGACAACTGCCAAACTTGAAGGTACAGTAAAACTTGTTACGAACAATTGACAACACGATATACAAATCAATTTATTCCTAATGAATCCGTTTGCAGGGGTTTGTATATGTATCAACTGCATTCTCAAATTGTGTTAATAGTACTATCGACGAAATACATTACAAACATACCATAGAAGCTGATAAGTTAATAACATTGGTTAATTGTTTGAATGATGATCAACTTCTAGCAATGGAACCTATGTAAGGATTACATCAGAAGTCATGTACAGTAAAGGTAGAGATGGCAAAGTTAATTGTTCCATTTTGTAGATTGCGCGGAAAAGCCCCCAATAACTACACTCTTACCAAAGCGGCCGCGGAGAACGCTGTACTTAAATATGGAGATGGACTTCCAGTAGCGATTGTTCGACCTTCTATTGTCATACCAACACATGAAGAACCAATTAGAGGATGGATAAACAATTTGTATGGTATTACTGGTATGATTGCGGGAGCTTCTGTTGGGCTGATACATACAACATATGGCAAGCTATATCTTAAAGCAGAACTTATACCTGCTGATTATGTTATAGCAAATATTGTTGCTGCTGCTTGGGACATTGGAACTAGGTAAACATTTTAACTATGTCACCATTCCAAAATAGAAATCAAATGATTGTAAAAGTAGAAAGAAATCCTACATCATTGTTAATTTATGGTAGAATAAGTTTAACAAAATAGAATTGTTTTAAatcgaatttaaataattttctagagaACGTACGACGAAGTTGGAAGAGGATTCAGTACTTTGTGATGAAGAAAAGATACCCATTTATAATTCAGTATCTTCGGCACAAAATCCAATAACTGTGACtcaatatataaaatttaacgAAGCTGTTGGTTTTGACGCCCCTCCTACAAAAGCTATTTGGTACTGCGCACTTGTTACTCGCGAAtatttctatttatataaaattgaatCTTTTGTCTTACACACTATACCAGGATTTATTGGAGATACAATTCTACGTCTTATGGGTCAGAAACCTATGTATGTGTACTATATGTGTCTGATATTTTGTGCATGATAATTATGGTATATAAAGCAAATTAATcagcattttaaataaaaaatattacgtTTTGCAGGTTAATGGATACGTAtaggaaaataaataaatttatgaaTGCCATGGAATACTTCAACTTGCGTGAGTGGAACTTTCGGAATGAAAATGTACAAAAACTATGGTCAAAATTAAATTCTGCCGATCGGAAGCTCTTTAATTTTAATGTGGAAAACCTAGATTGGgagaattattttcaatatcaCTGGAGAGGTCTCCGTGTGTATCTTTTAAATGATCCACTGGATAATGTGGAGCAAGCACTTGTCAGATACAAAAAGTAATATTTCTTGTAGCAGTATTATAATTATTGTCTTCAATGACATTTGAcattataaatttcaatttttatatttcaggTTGCGTATGCTACATTACACGGTACTGGCAATATTGTGGCTGTTGGTCCTGTGGAttgcagtattttttgtatcaTTTCTTTGGTCATGATAGCGCGTAATGCTATCAGTTATGCAACTTTTCATTCGAGCCTTATTACTTTCATTAAACTGACTTCAATTCGCAAAAGTTTACCACCTTGTCTAAAGTGTTGGAATATACTCGTGTgaatgtatgtatacatatgtatatatgaaTGCAATATAAATATGACAGATTTAATAGACTCGCTCTTTTAATTACATCTTTATAGATACATATATCATGTGTAGTGTATACCAAGTCAGCAGTCCTGGGTGCTGATGCCTTGTCTCAGTGTGGTTGACGAAACTGAGCACCTTGGGGTAATAAAGGGATAGACGCGTTTGCCTATACGTGTTATTCGGGGAATATTTACAAGTTCCGCGATatgagatacttttttttaaggTTGAGGGAGAAAATGCCTTACGCATACCCCAGAAGGGGGTACTGTGGGACTCATTGTCAGGTCGCAGATGTTCGGCGTACTCGTActagagaggaaatgagagtgctcacgctcgagattttagtgtccccacttttctgtatcatcttttaggctggatcagagcctacatagaagagcctcttttaagatagaagtagcatccactctggcattatttggaatccgctgctaatgatgcaggtaagatgatgccggttctggtccaggctaaaaagatgatgcaggttctggtccaggctaaaaattcgACTAGGGGCAGCAcaataccggggacactaaaactgTACACGCTGTACTCTGTACACGGGTACTTTCTCAACAATTATTACAACGTATTATTAGTGCATATGCCACAATAAATGCAAAAACACTAGAAAAAGTTCTTCGTCCACACATAATCCAATTACGCAAGTGCATTGATTGTAATGGACAACACTACTTCAAGCATtacttgaaataaaatttgttttacgAATATTTTAGGAATTATTCATTTTAATCCCTTGACTTACAAATAAAACGGAATTTAATGCGTCCGAAAAATACTATTTAATTTGACTCAACTGAACAGTTATGTACAAGCttaaaaatagaatattttattttgaaatttgcaTTGCTATATAACATTTAATCAGGTTGATATATAATGTTAATAAACAGTAATTAAGtaacattataaaataataaattagtagtTCTGTAAAGTATGAAACAATTCAAAACATTTTGGAATATATAGAGGAACTAGACATTTTTTACACTGTCAAGTTGTTTCGCCTTTTATATTATTACAGATTCGACGCACAAGTGAAATAATTGAACAATCTAATAATATACTGCACGGCGTCCACCGGAGACAGTTCTTGACGTCTCGGAGACGTCAAAGTCTACAATGGCACATGAAATGGCGTCTCGCAGACGTCATTCTATGTCAAGGGGTTAAGCCCTATTTGGTGTAATACTTTTTTATGGCAAATTTGGTACTTTATCCgtattcgagaaaaaatattgggcattttatttataaaactcTAAATTAAAGTAACAAAACACAGTCCCCCTCGAAACCATGCAACATTTGTTTGACAAATTGATTCGTATCACAAATATAACTAGAGTTATTTGAAGTCATTATGTTacgagactcaccctgtatagtagaATTACACCGTATCTGAATACTCTAATATGTATCTGAACTAAActtaaattttgtttgaaacaaagatcaaaaataacaatttagaATAATAAATCGTTTTACTACTTTATtagttttatcaataataacgTACGAAAAGTAACTtcattttaaagaaaataaCAGGTAATCGCTTCATAGGGAAATTTTTCTCACTCTAAGCTTAGAATGTCTAAGAACTTTTGTAAGCTAACAACGAAATCTCATTAATTCGGATACGACAGGCTCTGCCATACACTTATCAAAAAATTCAATAACTTATCTTACAATTAGTATTAAGTATGATAATGTTATGATCAACTCAAACAGGTGAAATAAATGTTAGTAAAGTAAGAAGTGATAAATGAAATCATAAAAGAAAGACACCATAAGAAAATAGAAAACTATACCATCTGGTTGCCTCATGCCAGGAGTAATTGCTCTCAAAAAGTCATCAGGAGTCATGTATATTTCAGTACTATCTAAGGTCGATACTTTTACAGTTGCAAAGTAACGAAATATTTTGTCAGGTGTAGAATACGCTCGTAAACGATTTTCGTACTCTATAATCTgcaataatttattacataacagtaaataaatatttcttttctaCAGTTACGTCTATATTCGCAGCGATAATTTCAACGTTTTCTCAAATGAAAGATTTTACCATGAATACTTTTGGTTTACAATTATCAAATCTTTGAAATTTTATGAACTCTCGTAGCATGTTCTGATAAAAACTTTCCCTGGGATAAAGTGGACTACTGGCTATCAAATACAACATTTTAAGCAATATAAATCGATTATAAGGTAATAATAAAAAtccaatttctttttattaaagATAATACGGTTGAAGTATTATCATTCTGCTCGATTAgtttttgtaataaaaacaattaaaacaGATGAAGATTAAGAAATTTCTACTAGCAAGTGATCATGTTGGAGTGAAAATCTTGAATTATGCTAAAATCGTATGATACTGTGCACAGAATTAGAACACCTAAAGTGCCCACAGTGTAGTAATATCGTAAGGAATCCTACATATATTTTGCTAATATTTGTTAAACgtactacagggtgtcccgtaactggtggtacaaccgagcagggggttattctacccccccccccccctttcgactgacaaggagaggccacgtccttcgggtcaccgattcggttgaaactttgcacacttatagatctcgttctcctctttacgaatatataccattataggggc
This window harbors:
- the LOC143360368 gene encoding fatty acyl-CoA reductase wat-like isoform X2, yielding MHIDCIKLSITLEDSLIRTGDRYKKKMKISDIHKMSKPLDSLQPQVSRSYEKSEIAEFYAGTNVLITGGTGFLGKLLIEKLLRSCPRITKIYMLVRPKKGKSPEERFKENFAEVIYDRLRKEQPNFLNKIVMIEGDASEEDFVITPEVKATLTDTNIIFHAAATVRFDEKLRVAVNTNVRTTKCLLLWARQLPNLKGFVYVSTAFSNCVNSTIDEIHYKHTIEADKLITLVNCLNDDQLLAMEPILRGKAPNNYTLTKAAAENAVLKYGDGLPVAIVRPSIVIPTHEEPIRGWINNLYGITGMIAGASVGLIHTTYGKLYLKAELIPADYVIANIVAAAWDIGTRERTTKLEEDSVLCDEEKIPIYNSVSSAQNPITVTQYIKFNEAVGFDAPPTKAIWYCALVTREYFYLYKIESFVLHTIPGFIGDTILRLMGQKPMLMDTYRKINKFMNAMEYFNLREWNFRNENVQKLWSKLNSADRKLFNFNVENLDWENYFQYHWRGLRVYLLNDPLDNVEQALVRYKKLRMLHYTVLAILWLLVLWIAVFFVSFLWS
- the LOC143360368 gene encoding fatty acyl-CoA reductase wat-like isoform X1, whose protein sequence is MHIDCIKLSITLEDSLIRTGDSRYKKKMKISDIHKMSKPLDSLQPQVSRSYEKSEIAEFYAGTNVLITGGTGFLGKLLIEKLLRSCPRITKIYMLVRPKKGKSPEERFKENFAEVIYDRLRKEQPNFLNKIVMIEGDASEEDFVITPEVKATLTDTNIIFHAAATVRFDEKLRVAVNTNVRTTKCLLLWARQLPNLKGFVYVSTAFSNCVNSTIDEIHYKHTIEADKLITLVNCLNDDQLLAMEPILRGKAPNNYTLTKAAAENAVLKYGDGLPVAIVRPSIVIPTHEEPIRGWINNLYGITGMIAGASVGLIHTTYGKLYLKAELIPADYVIANIVAAAWDIGTRERTTKLEEDSVLCDEEKIPIYNSVSSAQNPITVTQYIKFNEAVGFDAPPTKAIWYCALVTREYFYLYKIESFVLHTIPGFIGDTILRLMGQKPMLMDTYRKINKFMNAMEYFNLREWNFRNENVQKLWSKLNSADRKLFNFNVENLDWENYFQYHWRGLRVYLLNDPLDNVEQALVRYKKLRMLHYTVLAILWLLVLWIAVFFVSFLWS
- the LOC143360368 gene encoding fatty acyl-CoA reductase wat-like isoform X3, with the protein product MKISDIHKMSKPLDSLQPQVSRSYEKSEIAEFYAGTNVLITGGTGFLGKLLIEKLLRSCPRITKIYMLVRPKKGKSPEERFKENFAEVIYDRLRKEQPNFLNKIVMIEGDASEEDFVITPEVKATLTDTNIIFHAAATVRFDEKLRVAVNTNVRTTKCLLLWARQLPNLKGFVYVSTAFSNCVNSTIDEIHYKHTIEADKLITLVNCLNDDQLLAMEPILRGKAPNNYTLTKAAAENAVLKYGDGLPVAIVRPSIVIPTHEEPIRGWINNLYGITGMIAGASVGLIHTTYGKLYLKAELIPADYVIANIVAAAWDIGTRERTTKLEEDSVLCDEEKIPIYNSVSSAQNPITVTQYIKFNEAVGFDAPPTKAIWYCALVTREYFYLYKIESFVLHTIPGFIGDTILRLMGQKPMLMDTYRKINKFMNAMEYFNLREWNFRNENVQKLWSKLNSADRKLFNFNVENLDWENYFQYHWRGLRVYLLNDPLDNVEQALVRYKKLRMLHYTVLAILWLLVLWIAVFFVSFLWS